The following are from one region of the Palaeococcus ferrophilus DSM 13482 genome:
- the pyrF gene encoding orotidine-5'-phosphate decarboxylase, which produces MKHLILALDVYERERALEIAEETRAYLWAIKVNWPLIIGSGASIIGELKERTGLPIIADLKLADIPNTNRLIARRIFAEGADYIIAHGFVGRDSVRAVMEEGETIVVVEMSHPGAGEFIQPVTDELIALANELRPFGVIAPATRPERIAYIRSRLEEGIKILTPGVGAQGGSAGEALKAGADFIIVGRSIYASDNPRESARKIAEGL; this is translated from the coding sequence ATGAAGCACCTGATCCTGGCCCTCGACGTCTATGAGCGGGAGAGGGCGCTGGAAATAGCGGAGGAAACCCGGGCATACCTGTGGGCCATCAAGGTGAACTGGCCCCTCATAATCGGGAGCGGGGCCTCGATAATAGGGGAGCTCAAGGAGCGCACGGGCCTCCCAATAATAGCCGACCTGAAGCTGGCGGATATCCCTAACACCAACAGGCTCATAGCGAGGCGAATCTTCGCGGAGGGAGCCGACTATATCATAGCTCACGGCTTCGTTGGGAGGGACAGCGTGAGGGCGGTGATGGAGGAGGGTGAGACGATAGTGGTGGTTGAGATGAGCCACCCCGGGGCCGGGGAGTTCATTCAGCCCGTAACGGACGAGCTGATAGCTCTCGCCAACGAACTCCGCCCCTTTGGTGTAATCGCACCCGCAACGAGGCCCGAGCGTATCGCCTACATCCGTTCGAGGCTGGAGGAGGGGATTAAAATCCTCACCCCCGGCGTCGGTGCCCAGGGAGGAAGCGCGGGAGAAGCCTTAAAAGCCGGGGCAGACTTCATAATAGTTGGGCGGAGCATCTACGCGAGTGATAACCCCCGGGAGAGTGCGAGAAAGATAGCGGAGGGGTTGTGA
- a CDS encoding RNA-binding protein: protein MEFRSRRHLSKKDVKGIIAEMGRLFGEEVASKLIKKKDDVEIAEVDRITQVIFVNGKPRFIRREGLVFPLVSTLYELSNEEDLRTWKRSVVVDAGAVPYVLDGADVMAPGITDADEGIGEGDFVFVVEENFGRPLAIGIALMDGKRMKESKKGKAVKNIHHAKDRLWELTV, encoded by the coding sequence ATGGAGTTCAGGTCAAGGAGGCACCTCAGCAAGAAGGACGTTAAGGGCATAATAGCCGAGATGGGCAGACTGTTCGGGGAGGAGGTGGCCTCAAAGCTGATAAAGAAGAAGGACGACGTTGAGATAGCCGAGGTTGACAGAATAACCCAGGTAATCTTCGTTAACGGAAAGCCGAGGTTCATAAGACGGGAAGGTCTCGTCTTTCCCCTCGTTTCCACGCTGTACGAGCTCTCCAATGAAGAAGACCTGAGAACCTGGAAGCGCAGTGTTGTGGTGGATGCAGGGGCCGTTCCCTACGTCCTCGACGGTGCCGACGTGATGGCCCCCGGCATCACCGACGCGGATGAGGGCATAGGGGAGGGGGACTTCGTCTTCGTTGTGGAGGAGAACTTCGGGAGGCCCCTGGCCATAGGGATAGCCCTCATGGACGGAAAGAGGATGAAGGAGTCCAAGAAGGGTAAGGCCGTGAAGAACATCCACCACGCCAAGGACAGGCTGTGGGAGCTCACCGTTTAA
- a CDS encoding adenylyltransferase/cytidyltransferase family protein, which yields MGEKIRVLVGGVFDLLHVGHIHFLTEAKKMGDELVVIVAHDETVKRLKGRPPVNSMEDRAELLRALKPVDEVYIGAPEEISYELVRKINPDVIVLGPDQNFDINEMKERLREHGINAEIIKIPFLYRSDIAKTSKIIERIIEHFCR from the coding sequence ATGGGAGAGAAGATAAGGGTGCTTGTGGGAGGGGTGTTTGACCTCCTCCACGTGGGGCATATTCACTTCCTCACGGAAGCGAAAAAGATGGGAGACGAGCTGGTCGTCATAGTGGCCCACGACGAGACCGTCAAGAGGCTTAAGGGCCGCCCTCCGGTGAACTCTATGGAGGACAGGGCGGAGCTTTTGAGGGCATTAAAGCCTGTGGATGAGGTTTACATCGGCGCGCCGGAGGAAATAAGCTACGAACTGGTCAGGAAGATAAACCCCGACGTGATAGTCCTCGGACCGGACCAGAACTTCGATATCAACGAGATGAAGGAGCGCCTCAGGGAGCACGGCATAAACGCGGAGATCATAAAGATACCCTTTCTCTACAGGAGCGACATAGCGAAGACGAGCAAAATAATAGAAAGGATTATTGAACACTTCTGCAGGTGA
- a CDS encoding ParA family protein, protein MAVVISVANQKGGVGKTTLTLNLAHALANRGRRVLLVDVDPQFNLTFGLIGLKVLEYENNNVGTLLTKESNVEDTIIPVRENIHIIPSHLNLSQKEIEIINSYNRERRLEKALRPVLPDYDYVLIDNPPSMGIFLVNSLTTSDYVLIPLELSYFGVIGMQLMFNLMKMIKEETNEGLSLLGIVPNKFTRQTKVPKTRLQELRETYPNAPLLTTIPQSVALEKAHAQGMSIFEFDGDGRAAKAFTKLAGEVIEIVERR, encoded by the coding sequence ATGGCAGTGGTCATTAGTGTAGCCAATCAGAAAGGTGGTGTGGGTAAGACCACCCTCACCCTCAACCTCGCCCACGCGCTGGCCAACCGGGGGCGGAGGGTACTACTCGTTGATGTTGACCCTCAGTTCAACCTGACCTTCGGCCTGATAGGGCTCAAGGTTCTTGAATATGAAAACAACAACGTGGGCACGCTTCTCACAAAGGAGAGCAACGTCGAGGACACCATAATACCTGTGAGGGAGAACATCCATATAATCCCCTCCCACCTGAACCTATCCCAGAAGGAGATAGAGATAATTAACTCCTACAACCGTGAGAGAAGGCTCGAGAAGGCTTTGAGGCCGGTTCTCCCCGACTACGACTACGTCCTCATAGACAACCCGCCGAGCATGGGCATATTCCTGGTTAACTCCCTCACAACGTCGGACTACGTTCTGATACCCCTTGAGCTCAGCTACTTCGGCGTAATAGGAATGCAGCTTATGTTCAACCTCATGAAGATGATAAAGGAGGAGACGAACGAGGGGCTCTCCCTCCTCGGCATAGTCCCCAACAAGTTCACCCGCCAGACGAAAGTCCCAAAGACCCGGCTCCAGGAGCTCAGGGAGACCTATCCAAACGCGCCCCTTCTGACGACTATCCCGCAGTCGGTTGCCCTCGAGAAGGCCCACGCCCAAGGGATGAGCATCTTTGAGTTCGATGGCGATGGTAGAGCGGCCAAAGCGTTTACCAAGCTTGCAGGTGAGGTGATAGAAATTGTCGAGAGGAGATAA
- the ftsZ gene encoding cell division protein FtsZ — protein sequence MVFKLLEQAGLNIFDDEGNEGSRERSPVNIKVIGVGGSGNNTITRLYDIGVNGAELIAMNTDSQQLQRTKADRKILLGPNITYGKGAGGSPMVAYRAAEASAQEIADVVKDTDLVFITAGMGGGTGTGAAPVVARVTKEVAKNSGRLQEPLVVGVVTFPFKMEGQIKLDKARAGVKELMKYADTVIVVDNNKLLDLVPNLPITQAFRVADEVIARMVKGLSETINQDSMVNIDYADVYTVMKKGGTALIGIGESNSKNRAVDAVLDALNNRMLDVEYDGGKAALVHFTMGPDVKLEEINRAMEEVNKRLGARSEVIWGARIDEELEGYVRVMVIMTGVRSPYVYGSQEALQEENSVIPEAPKEITYTPSYGNVDIEFNRDFYDDEMKPLYPQRRVYRFDNIPDL from the coding sequence ATGGTGTTTAAGCTGCTTGAGCAGGCTGGTTTGAATATCTTCGACGATGAGGGTAACGAGGGAAGTAGGGAAAGGAGTCCTGTAAACATAAAGGTGATTGGAGTTGGTGGGAGCGGTAACAACACGATAACGAGGCTCTATGACATCGGTGTCAATGGTGCGGAGCTTATAGCCATGAACACCGACTCCCAGCAGCTCCAGAGGACCAAAGCCGACAGGAAAATCCTCCTCGGCCCGAACATAACCTATGGAAAGGGCGCCGGAGGGAGTCCTATGGTGGCCTACAGGGCCGCCGAGGCGAGCGCCCAGGAGATTGCCGACGTTGTTAAGGACACAGACCTCGTATTCATAACCGCGGGAATGGGTGGAGGTACCGGAACGGGTGCCGCCCCCGTGGTCGCGAGGGTCACCAAGGAAGTCGCTAAGAACAGCGGAAGGCTTCAGGAGCCCCTTGTCGTTGGCGTTGTGACCTTCCCCTTCAAAATGGAGGGCCAGATAAAGCTTGACAAAGCAAGGGCCGGTGTCAAGGAGCTCATGAAGTACGCCGATACGGTTATTGTCGTTGATAACAACAAGCTCCTTGACCTGGTTCCCAACCTCCCGATAACGCAGGCCTTCCGCGTTGCCGACGAGGTCATCGCGCGGATGGTTAAGGGGCTGAGCGAAACCATCAACCAGGACTCAATGGTCAACATAGACTACGCCGACGTTTACACCGTCATGAAGAAGGGCGGCACGGCCCTCATAGGTATAGGCGAGAGCAACTCGAAGAACAGGGCCGTTGATGCCGTTCTCGATGCCCTCAACAACAGGATGCTCGACGTTGAGTATGACGGTGGAAAGGCCGCCCTGGTACACTTCACCATGGGGCCCGACGTCAAGCTCGAGGAGATCAACCGCGCCATGGAGGAGGTCAACAAGAGGCTCGGTGCGAGGAGCGAGGTCATCTGGGGGGCCAGGATAGACGAGGAGCTTGAGGGCTACGTCCGCGTTATGGTGATAATGACCGGCGTGAGGAGCCCATACGTCTACGGAAGCCAGGAGGCCCTACAGGAGGAGAACAGCGTCATACCCGAGGCCCCGAAGGAGATAACATACACCCCGAGCTACGGAAACGTTGACATCGAGTTCAACCGCGACTTCTACGACGACGAGATGAAGCCTCTCTACCCGCAGAGGAGGGTTTACAGGTTCGATAACATACCGGACCTTTGA
- a CDS encoding ribbon-helix-helix domain-containing protein — translation MAISILAIVYGGFNMARNMRIISVQLPQNLINALDILVKRGVYPNRSEAIRVAIRDLVRRELYQTEIGEEKPDYIVD, via the coding sequence ATGGCCATTAGCATATTAGCAATCGTCTACGGTGGCTTCAACATGGCACGAAACATGCGCATCATCAGCGTCCAGCTGCCCCAGAACCTCATCAACGCCCTTGATATACTTGTTAAGCGTGGGGTGTACCCCAACAGGAGCGAGGCCATAAGGGTGGCGATACGCGATCTGGTCAGGAGAGAGCTCTACCAAACAGAGATTGGCGAGGAAAAGCCAGACTATATCGTAGATTAA